In a genomic window of Streptomyces sp. NBC_01231:
- a CDS encoding metallophosphoesterase family protein, protein METPDCGILPELARRMSMAEQHEYLRTKLSRRRTLVTAGAVAGGLLTGCSSDGSPRTAISPTATAASSASASGAHGSAAVPFGRHLAFGADPRTGMRISWQVPFAVRRPYVRIGTRPDDLSRKIDAEVRDLHTPGVSGVRLALDQFYGHAALDGLLPGTTYYYGVGHDGFDPASPAHRSTIGSFRTAPAAPERFVFTAFGDQGVSRAAAANDRVLLDQKPAFHLHAGDICYADGTGHGEKSDGYDPAYWDLFLKQNEPVAKSVPWMVTTGNHDMEAWYSAEGYGGQLARWSLPDNGFDPRTAPGVYAFRYGNVACVALDANDVSYEIPANFGYTGGKQTAWLDRKLAELRADAAVDFVVVFFHHCAYSTSSHASDGGVRKEWLPLFAKHQVDLVINGHNHVYERTDAIRDGEVGRPVPIGATTDPTRDGIVYVTAGGGGKDLYGFPAGVKESYEGHIKDRESVESFQWTKTQQSRKETVEWSRVRYRGFSLLSVEAESGTRPKLTVSALAQNGKRIDHFEVRRGA, encoded by the coding sequence ATGGAGACACCCGACTGCGGCATCCTGCCCGAGCTCGCGCGCCGGATGAGCATGGCCGAGCAGCACGAGTACCTGCGCACCAAGCTGTCCCGGCGGCGCACCCTGGTGACGGCGGGCGCGGTGGCCGGCGGGCTGCTGACGGGCTGTTCGAGCGACGGCTCGCCGCGTACCGCGATCAGCCCGACGGCCACCGCGGCCTCGTCGGCGTCGGCGTCAGGGGCGCACGGCTCGGCCGCCGTCCCGTTCGGCCGCCATCTCGCCTTCGGCGCCGATCCGCGGACCGGGATGCGGATCTCCTGGCAGGTCCCGTTCGCGGTGCGGAGGCCGTACGTCCGGATCGGCACCCGGCCCGACGACCTGAGCCGGAAGATCGACGCGGAGGTGCGCGACCTGCACACGCCGGGGGTGAGCGGGGTGCGCCTGGCACTCGACCAGTTCTACGGACACGCGGCCCTGGACGGCCTGCTCCCCGGCACCACGTACTACTACGGCGTCGGCCACGACGGCTTCGACCCGGCCTCGCCCGCCCACCGGTCGACGATCGGCTCGTTCCGTACGGCCCCGGCGGCACCGGAGCGGTTCGTGTTCACCGCGTTCGGCGACCAGGGGGTCAGCCGGGCGGCCGCCGCCAACGACCGTGTCCTGCTGGACCAGAAGCCCGCCTTCCACCTGCACGCGGGCGACATCTGCTACGCGGACGGCACCGGCCACGGCGAGAAGAGCGACGGCTACGACCCCGCCTACTGGGACCTGTTCCTCAAGCAGAACGAGCCCGTCGCGAAGTCGGTCCCCTGGATGGTGACGACCGGCAACCACGACATGGAGGCCTGGTACTCAGCGGAGGGCTACGGCGGTCAGCTGGCCCGCTGGTCCCTCCCGGACAACGGCTTCGACCCGCGCACCGCACCGGGCGTGTACGCGTTCAGGTACGGCAACGTCGCCTGCGTGGCACTGGACGCGAACGACGTCTCGTACGAGATCCCCGCCAACTTCGGCTACACGGGCGGGAAGCAGACGGCGTGGCTGGACCGGAAGCTGGCCGAGCTGCGGGCGGACGCCGCCGTGGACTTCGTCGTGGTCTTCTTCCACCACTGCGCCTACTCGACCTCCTCGCACGCCTCCGACGGGGGCGTGCGCAAGGAGTGGCTGCCGCTGTTCGCCAAGCACCAGGTGGACCTGGTGATCAACGGCCACAACCACGTCTACGAGCGCACGGACGCCATCAGGGACGGCGAGGTGGGCCGGCCGGTCCCGATCGGCGCGACGACCGACCCGACGAGGGACGGGATCGTGTACGTCACGGCGGGCGGCGGCGGCAAGGACCTGTACGGCTTCCCGGCGGGCGTGAAGGAGAGCTACGAGGGACACATCAAGGACCGCGAGTCCGTGGAGTCCTTCCAGTGGACGAAGACGCAGCAGTCCAGGAAGGAGACCGTCGAGTGGTCCCGGGTGCGCTACCGCGGGTTCTCCCTCCTCTCGGTGGAGGCGGAGAGCGGTACGCGACCGAAGCTCACGGTGTCGGCGCTGGCGCAGAACGGGAAGCGCATCGACCATTTCGAGGTGCGGCGCGGCGCGTGA
- a CDS encoding 3-isopropylmalate dehydrogenase, with the protein MSRSLNLAVIPGDGIGQEVVAEGLKVLSAVLPQDVKLETKDYDFGAKRYHATGETLTDADLDALKKHDAIVLGAIGDPSVPSGVLERGFLLKLRFAFDHHVNLRPSKLLPGVATPLAGEPQIDFVVVREGTEGPYTGNGGTIRKGTEHEVATEVSVNTAFGVERVVRDAFARAQARPRKQLALIHKNNVLTFAGHLWTNIFNKVAAEFPEVTTEYMHVDAATIYLVTQPERFDVIVTDNLFGDIITDLAAAVSGGIGVAASGNINPSGEFPSMFEPVHGSAPDIAGQGKADPTATVLSVALLLRHLGYEAEAARIDEAVSVDLAERTGKPARSTSEIGDALAVRVAG; encoded by the coding sequence ATGTCTCGCAGCCTCAATCTCGCAGTGATCCCCGGTGACGGCATCGGCCAGGAAGTCGTGGCCGAAGGCCTGAAGGTCCTCTCCGCCGTCCTTCCGCAGGATGTGAAGCTGGAGACCAAGGACTACGACTTCGGGGCCAAGCGCTACCACGCCACCGGCGAGACCCTCACGGACGCCGACCTCGACGCCCTCAAGAAGCACGACGCGATCGTGCTCGGCGCGATCGGCGACCCGTCGGTGCCGTCCGGTGTCCTGGAGCGCGGCTTCCTGCTCAAGCTCCGTTTCGCCTTCGACCACCACGTCAACCTGCGTCCCTCGAAGCTGCTGCCGGGTGTCGCCACCCCGCTGGCCGGCGAGCCGCAGATCGACTTCGTCGTCGTCCGCGAGGGCACCGAGGGTCCGTACACCGGCAACGGCGGCACCATCCGCAAGGGCACCGAGCACGAGGTCGCCACCGAGGTCTCCGTCAACACCGCCTTCGGTGTGGAGCGCGTGGTCCGGGACGCCTTCGCCCGCGCCCAGGCCCGCCCGCGCAAGCAACTCGCGCTGATCCACAAGAACAACGTGCTGACCTTCGCCGGTCACCTGTGGACGAACATCTTCAACAAGGTGGCCGCGGAGTTCCCCGAGGTCACCACCGAGTACATGCACGTGGACGCGGCGACCATCTACCTGGTCACGCAGCCCGAGCGCTTCGATGTGATCGTCACCGACAACCTCTTCGGCGACATCATCACCGACCTCGCCGCGGCCGTCTCCGGCGGCATCGGCGTCGCCGCGAGCGGGAACATCAACCCGTCCGGCGAGTTCCCGTCCATGTTCGAGCCCGTGCACGGCTCGGCCCCGGACATCGCCGGCCAGGGCAAGGCCGACCCCACCGCCACGGTCCTGTCCGTCGCCCTGCTCCTGCGTCACCTGGGCTACGAGGCCGAGGCCGCCCGCATCGACGAGGCGGTCTCCGTCGACCTCGCGGAGCGCACCGGCAAGCCGGCCCGCAGCACCTCCGAGATCGGCGACGCGCTCGCCGTACGCGTAGCCGGCTGA
- a CDS encoding branched-chain amino acid aminotransferase yields the protein MTTPTTIELKPSASPLSAAEREAILANPGFGRHFTDHMVTIKWTEGRGWHDAQLVPYGPISLDPSTHVLHYGQEIFEGLKAYRQSDGSVAVFRPEANARRFRNSARRMAMAELPEELFIAALDALLGQDADWVPPHGGEESLYLRPFMFATEAALGVHPANEYLFMLIASPSGAYFAGGVKPVTIWVSEDHVRAVPGGTGDAKTGGNYAASLLPQAEAARNGCDQVVYLDAVTRTKVEESGSMNIAFVYGDRIVTPSLTGSILEGITRDSLLQVARDLGYTAEEDVVTLEQWRADAASGALTEVFACGTAAVVTPVGHVKTKDSAWTHGDGTPGEVTLRLREALLGIQRGVNEDKHGWMHKLG from the coding sequence ATGACGACGCCCACGACGATCGAGCTCAAGCCGTCCGCCAGCCCGCTCTCCGCCGCCGAGCGCGAGGCGATCCTGGCCAACCCCGGGTTCGGCCGCCACTTCACCGACCACATGGTGACGATCAAGTGGACGGAGGGGCGCGGCTGGCACGACGCGCAGCTCGTTCCGTACGGGCCGATCTCCCTCGACCCCTCCACCCATGTCCTTCACTACGGCCAGGAGATCTTCGAGGGCCTCAAGGCGTACCGCCAGTCCGACGGCTCGGTCGCGGTCTTCCGCCCCGAGGCCAACGCCCGCCGCTTCCGCAACTCGGCCCGCCGGATGGCCATGGCCGAGCTGCCCGAGGAGCTGTTCATCGCGGCCCTCGACGCGCTGCTCGGACAGGACGCCGACTGGGTGCCGCCGCACGGCGGCGAGGAGTCCCTCTACCTGCGCCCGTTCATGTTCGCCACGGAGGCCGCGCTCGGCGTGCACCCGGCGAACGAGTACCTCTTCATGCTGATCGCTTCCCCGTCCGGCGCCTACTTCGCCGGTGGCGTCAAGCCGGTCACCATCTGGGTCTCCGAGGACCACGTCCGCGCCGTCCCCGGCGGCACCGGTGACGCCAAGACGGGCGGCAACTACGCGGCCTCCCTGCTGCCTCAGGCCGAGGCCGCCCGCAACGGCTGCGACCAGGTCGTCTACCTCGACGCGGTGACCCGCACCAAGGTCGAGGAGTCCGGCTCGATGAACATCGCCTTCGTCTACGGCGACCGCATCGTCACCCCGTCGCTCACCGGCTCGATCCTGGAGGGCATCACCCGCGACTCGCTCCTCCAGGTCGCCCGCGACCTCGGTTACACCGCCGAGGAGGATGTCGTCACGTTGGAGCAGTGGCGCGCGGACGCCGCCTCCGGCGCCCTCACCGAGGTCTTCGCCTGCGGCACCGCGGCCGTCGTCACCCCGGTCGGCCACGTCAAGACCAAGGACTCCGCCTGGACCCACGGCGACGGCACCCCCGGCGAGGTCACGCTGCGGCTGCGGGAGGCCCTGCTGGGCATCCAGCGGGGTGTCAACGAGGACAAGCACGGCTGGATGCACAAGCTGGGCTGA
- the cimA gene encoding citramalate synthase — MTEPSELDDSFHVFDTTLRDGAQREGINLTVADKLAIARHLDDFGVGFIEGGWPGANPRDTEFFARAQQEIDFKHAQLVAFGATRRARAKASEDPQVKALLDSGAPVITLVAKSHDRHVELALRTTLDENLEMVRDTVSYLTEQGRRVFVDCEHFFDGYRANPEYAKAVVRAASQAGASVVILCDTNGGMLPAQVQAVVSTVLADTGARLGIHTQDDTGCAVANTLAAVDAGATHVQCTANGYGERVGNANLFPVVAALELKYGKKVLPEGKLREMTRISHAIAEVVNLTPSTHQPYVGVSAFAHKAGLHASAIKVDPDLYQHIDPEQVGNTMRMLVSDMAGRASVELKGKELGIDLGGDRELVGRVVDRVKERELQGYTYEAADASFELLLRAEVEGRPLKYFEVESWRAIVEDRPDGSHANEATVKLYAKGERIVATAEGNGPVNALDRSLRVALEKIYPQLAKLDLVDYKVRILEGVHGTQSTTRVLISTSDGAGEWSTVGVAENVIAASWQALEDAYAYGLLRAGVEPAE, encoded by the coding sequence ATGACCGAACCCAGCGAACTCGACGATTCGTTCCACGTCTTCGACACCACTCTGCGCGACGGCGCGCAGCGGGAGGGCATCAACCTCACCGTCGCGGACAAGCTGGCCATCGCGCGGCACCTGGACGACTTCGGCGTGGGCTTCATCGAGGGCGGCTGGCCCGGCGCCAACCCGCGGGACACCGAGTTCTTCGCCCGCGCACAGCAGGAGATCGACTTCAAGCACGCCCAGCTGGTCGCCTTCGGTGCCACCCGCCGGGCCCGCGCGAAGGCCTCCGAGGACCCGCAGGTCAAGGCCCTCCTGGACTCGGGGGCCCCGGTGATCACGCTGGTCGCGAAGTCGCACGACCGGCACGTGGAACTCGCCCTGCGCACCACGCTGGACGAGAACCTGGAGATGGTCCGCGACACGGTCTCCTACCTGACGGAGCAGGGCCGCCGGGTCTTCGTCGACTGCGAGCACTTCTTCGACGGCTACCGCGCCAACCCCGAGTACGCGAAGGCGGTCGTACGGGCAGCGTCTCAGGCCGGCGCGTCCGTGGTGATCCTCTGCGACACCAACGGCGGGATGCTCCCCGCGCAGGTCCAGGCGGTCGTCTCCACGGTGCTGGCCGACACCGGCGCCCGGCTCGGCATCCACACCCAGGACGACACGGGCTGCGCGGTCGCCAACACCCTCGCCGCGGTCGACGCCGGCGCGACCCACGTCCAGTGCACGGCGAACGGCTACGGCGAGCGGGTCGGCAACGCCAACCTGTTCCCGGTGGTCGCCGCGCTGGAGCTGAAGTACGGCAAGAAGGTGCTGCCCGAGGGCAAGCTCCGCGAGATGACGCGCATCTCGCACGCGATCGCGGAGGTGGTCAACCTGACACCCTCCACCCACCAGCCCTACGTGGGCGTCTCCGCCTTCGCCCACAAGGCCGGCCTGCACGCGTCCGCCATCAAGGTCGACCCCGACCTGTACCAGCACATCGACCCCGAGCAGGTCGGCAACACCATGCGGATGCTGGTCTCCGACATGGCGGGCCGGGCCTCGGTGGAGCTCAAGGGCAAGGAACTCGGCATCGACCTCGGCGGCGACCGCGAGCTGGTCGGCCGGGTGGTCGACCGGGTCAAGGAGCGCGAGCTCCAGGGCTACACGTACGAGGCGGCGGACGCGTCCTTCGAGCTGCTGCTGCGCGCCGAGGTCGAGGGCAGGCCCCTGAAGTACTTCGAGGTCGAGTCCTGGCGCGCGATCGTCGAGGACCGCCCCGACGGCAGCCACGCCAACGAGGCCACGGTCAAGCTCTACGCCAAGGGCGAGCGCATCGTCGCCACGGCGGAGGGCAACGGCCCGGTGAACGCCCTGGACCGGTCCCTGCGGGTCGCGCTGGAGAAGATCTACCCCCAGCTCGCCAAGCTCGACCTGGTCGACTACAAGGTCCGCATCCTGGAGGGCGTCCACGGCACCCAGTCCACCACCCGTGTCCTGATCTCCACGTCCGACGGGGCGGGGGAGTGGTCGACGGTGGGTGTCGCGGAGAACGTGATCGCGGCGTCCTGGCAGGCGCTGGAGGACGCGTACGCGTACGGGCTGCTGCGGGCGGGGGTGGAACCGGCGGAGTAG
- a CDS encoding glycoside hydrolase family 3 C-terminal domain-containing protein: MRRTVLLVSTVLLTGLLPLASAGSAAGARAADDPVPAPVPAPVSVDRVEGEGAPRASVTTDAAVHPVEEGGTAGVRLTVATTGSAPIDEPVTVAYETTGGTVSGSDYTPVKGKVTFPAGTASGTSRTVRVRTLEDRSAEAAETIPLKLTVTGAEPPAETPQVVVDAHGLPYLNSALPVKKRVADLLSRMSLAEKAGQMTQAEREAVTTPGDIAAYGLGSLLSGGGSTPTPNTAEAWAKMIDAFQLRARATRFQIPLIYGVDAVHGHNNLVGATIMPHNIGIGATRDPQLARRTGSVTAAEVRATGIPWDFAPCLCVARDERWGRTYESFGEDPALVEAMETVVQGLQGARDGKDLKNDDKVLATAKHFVGDGGTAYGSSTTGTYTIDQGVTKVTRQQLEAVHLAPYQKAVDLGVGAVMPSFSSLDLAGDGQGPVKMHARADMINGVLKGRMGFDGFVVSDWAAIDQLPGDLASDVRTSVNAGLDMIMVPYAYQDFHRTLVDEVEAGRVSERRIDDAVSRILTQKFRLGLFEKPYADTDGAAAIGSAGHRAVARQAAAESQVLLKNSAGLLPLRKSQKVYVAGSDADDIGNQAGGWTVTWQGSSGDITPGTTILEGMRRAGGDVTYSEDASASTDGYDVGVVVVGETPYAEGAGDVGNGHDLELSAADRAAVDKVCAAMRCAVLIVSGRPQLIGDRLGDVDALVASWLPGTEGDGVADVLYGRRAFTGQLPLTWPKSEAQLPINVGDAAYDPQYPYGWGLTTLTKVPQGDRAALAALAAEARAAERAGAQEEGRGLVTKARLIVQQKVGRHITAAVAKPFADADHLLLTGRYGEAVERLTAAYRAA; encoded by the coding sequence ATGCGCAGAACAGTCCTGCTCGTCTCCACCGTCTTACTGACCGGTCTGCTGCCCCTGGCCTCCGCGGGATCCGCCGCGGGGGCCCGTGCCGCGGACGACCCCGTTCCCGCCCCCGTTCCCGCCCCCGTCTCCGTCGACCGCGTCGAGGGCGAGGGGGCGCCGCGCGCGAGCGTCACGACCGACGCCGCTGTCCACCCGGTCGAGGAGGGCGGCACGGCAGGCGTCCGGCTCACCGTCGCCACCACCGGCTCCGCCCCGATCGACGAGCCGGTGACCGTCGCCTACGAGACGACCGGCGGCACCGTCTCGGGCAGCGACTACACGCCGGTCAAGGGCAAGGTCACGTTCCCGGCCGGCACCGCCTCCGGCACCTCCCGCACCGTGCGGGTCCGCACCCTCGAGGACAGGTCCGCCGAGGCCGCCGAGACGATCCCGCTCAAGCTGACGGTCACCGGTGCCGAGCCCCCCGCCGAGACCCCGCAGGTCGTGGTCGACGCCCACGGGCTGCCGTATCTGAACAGCGCGCTGCCGGTGAAGAAGCGCGTCGCCGACCTCCTGTCCCGGATGTCCCTGGCGGAGAAGGCCGGTCAGATGACCCAGGCCGAGCGCGAAGCCGTCACCACCCCGGGAGACATCGCCGCGTACGGCCTCGGCTCGCTGCTCTCCGGCGGCGGCTCCACCCCGACGCCCAACACCGCAGAAGCCTGGGCGAAGATGATCGACGCCTTCCAACTGCGGGCGCGGGCAACCCGGTTCCAGATCCCGCTGATCTACGGCGTCGACGCCGTGCACGGCCACAACAACCTCGTCGGCGCCACGATCATGCCGCACAACATCGGCATCGGGGCGACCAGAGATCCCCAACTCGCCCGCCGGACCGGCTCGGTGACCGCCGCCGAGGTCCGTGCCACCGGTATCCCCTGGGACTTCGCCCCCTGCCTGTGCGTCGCTCGCGACGAACGCTGGGGCCGCACCTACGAGTCCTTCGGCGAGGACCCCGCCCTGGTCGAGGCCATGGAGACGGTCGTCCAGGGTCTCCAAGGCGCCCGCGACGGCAAGGACTTGAAGAACGACGACAAGGTCCTCGCCACCGCCAAGCACTTCGTCGGCGACGGAGGCACGGCGTACGGCTCCTCCACCACCGGGACGTACACCATCGACCAGGGCGTCACCAAGGTCACCCGGCAGCAGTTGGAGGCCGTCCACCTGGCGCCGTACCAGAAGGCCGTCGACCTCGGGGTCGGTGCGGTCATGCCGTCCTTCTCGTCGCTCGACCTCGCGGGCGACGGCCAGGGTCCGGTGAAGATGCACGCCCGCGCCGACATGATCAACGGGGTGCTGAAGGGCCGGATGGGATTCGACGGCTTCGTCGTCAGCGACTGGGCCGCCATCGACCAACTCCCCGGCGACCTCGCCTCCGACGTCCGGACGTCGGTCAACGCGGGCCTCGACATGATCATGGTCCCGTACGCGTACCAGGACTTCCACCGCACCCTCGTCGACGAGGTCGAGGCGGGCCGTGTCAGCGAGCGGCGGATCGACGACGCCGTCTCGCGCATCCTCACGCAGAAGTTCCGGCTGGGGCTGTTCGAGAAGCCGTACGCCGACACCGACGGCGCCGCCGCGATCGGATCCGCCGGGCACCGGGCCGTGGCCCGCCAGGCCGCCGCCGAGTCGCAGGTGCTGCTGAAGAACTCCGCGGGCCTGCTGCCGCTGAGGAAGAGCCAGAAGGTGTACGTCGCCGGGTCCGACGCCGACGACATCGGCAACCAGGCCGGCGGCTGGACCGTCACCTGGCAGGGCTCCTCCGGCGACATCACCCCGGGCACGACCATCCTGGAGGGGATGCGCAGGGCCGGCGGTGACGTCACCTACTCCGAGGACGCCTCGGCATCGACGGACGGATACGACGTCGGCGTGGTCGTCGTCGGCGAGACCCCGTACGCCGAGGGCGCCGGCGACGTCGGCAACGGCCACGACCTGGAGCTGTCCGCCGCCGACCGGGCGGCCGTGGACAAGGTGTGCGCCGCTATGCGGTGCGCGGTGCTGATCGTCTCCGGGCGTCCCCAGCTGATCGGCGACCGGCTCGGCGACGTCGACGCCCTGGTGGCCTCCTGGCTGCCCGGCACGGAGGGCGACGGTGTCGCGGACGTCCTCTACGGCAGGCGGGCCTTCACCGGACAGCTGCCGCTGACCTGGCCGAAGTCCGAGGCCCAGCTGCCGATCAACGTCGGCGACGCGGCGTACGACCCGCAGTACCCGTACGGCTGGGGCCTCACCACGCTGACCAAGGTTCCGCAGGGCGACCGGGCGGCGCTGGCGGCGCTGGCGGCGGAGGCCAGGGCGGCGGAGCGGGCCGGAGCCCAGGAGGAGGGCCGCGGGCTCGTCACCAAGGCACGGCTGATCGTCCAGCAGAAGGTGGGCCGGCACATCACGGCGGCGGTGGCGAAGCCCTTCGCCGACGCGGATCACCTGCTGCTGACCGGGCGCTACGGAGAGGCGGTGGAGCGGCTGACGGCGGCCTACCGGGCGGCGTGA
- a CDS encoding serine protease produces the protein MKRLLTALKRCAAVGAAALAVASLQPVSAAQAAPSPVVGGTRAAQGEFPFMVRLSMGCGGALYTQQIVLTAAHCVSGSGANTSITATAGVVDLQSSTGRVQVRSTRVLQAPGYNGTGKDWALIKLAQPINLPTLKIATTTQYNTGDFTVAGWGAAREGGAQQRYMLKATVPFISDATCKAYGGLYSGLVSAQEICAGFAAGGVDTCQGDSGGPMFRRDSANAWIQVGIVSWGDGCAQPNAPGVYTEVSTFASAIASAASTL, from the coding sequence TTGAAGAGACTCCTCACGGCCCTCAAGAGATGCGCGGCCGTCGGCGCCGCCGCCCTCGCGGTCGCCAGTCTTCAGCCCGTCTCGGCCGCCCAGGCCGCCCCCTCGCCCGTCGTCGGCGGCACCCGCGCCGCGCAGGGCGAGTTCCCGTTCATGGTCCGGCTCTCGATGGGCTGCGGCGGCGCGCTGTACACCCAGCAGATAGTGCTCACGGCCGCGCACTGTGTGAGCGGCTCCGGCGCCAACACCAGCATCACGGCCACCGCCGGAGTCGTCGACCTGCAGTCCAGCACCGGCCGCGTCCAGGTCAGGTCCACCAGGGTCCTCCAGGCCCCCGGCTACAACGGCACCGGCAAGGACTGGGCGCTCATCAAGCTCGCCCAGCCGATCAACCTGCCCACGCTGAAGATCGCCACCACCACGCAGTACAACACCGGCGACTTCACCGTCGCCGGTTGGGGAGCGGCCCGCGAGGGCGGCGCCCAGCAGCGGTACATGCTCAAGGCCACGGTGCCGTTCATCAGCGACGCCACCTGCAAGGCGTACGGCGGCCTCTACAGCGGCCTCGTCTCCGCCCAGGAGATCTGCGCCGGCTTCGCCGCGGGCGGCGTCGACACCTGCCAGGGCGACTCCGGCGGCCCGATGTTCCGCCGGGACTCCGCCAACGCCTGGATCCAGGTCGGCATCGTCAGCTGGGGCGACGGCTGCGCCCAGCCGAACGCCCCCGGCGTCTACACCGAGGTCTCCACCTTCGCCTCCGCCATCGCCTCGGCCGCGTCCACGCTGTGA
- a CDS encoding YceI family protein → MSIFGRKDTADSTAAAPAAVNPDLAALTGDYTIDPAHSSLGFVARHAMVTNVKGKFLDFSGSLHLDGGDPSASTASLDVTMDSIDTGSPDRDGHLKSSDFFKTDEFPAMTFRSTSAEALGGDDYRITGDLEILGVTRPLSIDLEFNGAAKDPFGNERVGFEGKAEILRSEWGLTWNAALETGGVLVSDKIKLNFDISAIKNA, encoded by the coding sequence ATGAGCATCTTCGGCCGCAAGGACACCGCCGACTCGACCGCCGCGGCGCCCGCCGCCGTGAACCCGGACCTGGCCGCACTGACCGGCGACTACACGATCGACCCGGCCCACTCCTCCCTCGGCTTCGTGGCCCGGCACGCCATGGTCACGAACGTCAAGGGCAAGTTCCTCGACTTCAGCGGCTCGCTGCACCTGGACGGCGGCGACCCGTCCGCGTCCACCGCGTCCCTCGACGTCACGATGGACAGCATCGACACGGGCTCCCCGGACCGCGACGGACACCTCAAGAGCTCGGACTTCTTCAAGACCGACGAGTTCCCCGCCATGACCTTCCGCTCCACCTCCGCCGAGGCCCTGGGCGGCGACGACTACCGCATCACCGGTGACCTGGAGATCCTCGGCGTCACCAGGCCGCTCAGCATCGACCTGGAGTTCAACGGCGCCGCGAAGGACCCGTTCGGCAACGAGCGCGTCGGCTTCGAGGGCAAGGCGGAGATCCTGCGCTCCGAGTGGGGCCTGACGTGGAACGCCGCCTTGGAGACGGGCGGGGTCCTGGTCTCCGACAAGATCAAGCTGAACTTCGACATCTCGGCGATCAAGAACGCCTGA